The nucleotide window ATACGTCTTGGCATCGGGTTTCGAGCGCTTCTGTGGAGGCCCAGTGAAGGCCCGATTCAGGGGAATGTGGTTAACCATGTATTTAAACACTACCGCTCAAAGACtgtaaaagaaaaaaacaatgTCACTATGCCTTCCCGTATGTACCCTACCCTTGACGCCCAGTACCCGAACATAACCTCACAGCCTCGAGCCCCTCATTTATTTGCCCTTCTCAAGAGCAGGAAAGTCGGCAAACGCCAATTCGTACGCAAACGCCAGCGTGAGCTTTGCGTGCTGAATCATGTGGTCGAATGACAAGTACTTAATCAGATCATCAGTAGTGTGGATGTGATTGTCCGAGTACTCAAATGCCGACTCGATAACAAAGGCAGACGGGTACCCAGCCTTGGAGGCAGAAGCGTGGTCCGAGCAAGCATAACCACACTTGGTCTCAACAAACGGAATGTCACAGTACTATTATATTGTCAGTATTGACCAGTCAATAGTTcataattattaaaaaaaataataataaaaaataaaaagtaaaataaaaaacatACCTCGGTGATAATCTTCTTGATAAATTCGGTAAGTTTGGGGTCAACAAAGTCGACAATAACCCCCACGCTCTCAGGCAAGCCCGCTTGGATAGTTCTAGTGATGAAACCAGTCATGTCCTGCTGAAGCATGGCCTTGACATCGCGGCGCTCCTTTTCGTAAGCAGAAAAGATGGCCTGGCTGCCGAGCAGaccgccctcctcggcgcTGTACCAATGGAACTCGAGCGTGTTGGGGTGCTTGCCTTTGACGATGTCTTTGGACTGGAGGATGACCCGAAGGGCCTCAAGAATGGTCACGGTGCCgcttccatcatcatccgccccGGGAGCCGCCAGAATactggggaggaagaggttgatggaaTCCTGGTGGGCACCGATAACAACTGTCTGATTGGTCTTGCCAGGAATGGTGGCAATGATGCTGTTCTGGCCCCACGGGTGCTTGAAGTGCTTCGCCGTCACATACTTCTCAGCGCCGGCCTCCTTGATCGTCTCTTGAACTTTCCCAAGCAGCCACTCGCTCGATTGGCGGCCCCAATCTGACTTGTAGTATCGGGTGTGGAACGATGTGAACTTTTCCAAGTTCTCTTCGAggtgggatttggagaggttggcgaaCAATGGTTTCACCGCGTCTTGGTATGTGGGCTTCTTTGGGAAGACAGCCTTTTTCTTGGGTGGTCCgacgagggtgttgatggtggcgcCGAGGTCAGGGTGCTCGGTAATATCGAAGAAGTTGATACCTTTCTGTTGAGAGAAGTCAACATCAGTAACAGCTTGAGCGAATTGGGACGAAAGAATTGGCTTACACGGCGCAGGGCCCATTTCTCGTCTTCTGTCACCCATCGTGTGTTGCCAGGGGAGATCTCGATGTGATAAGTTGCAGCGGCGGCCTCTTCATGGGTCATGGGCCGCTGTGTATCGCCAGCGAGGTTGACGTTGCGGGCGCTGACTGCGGGGAGCAGAAGCGCGAGTAATGAAGCCTTCATGGTGATGTGTATTCGATTCACTGTTCAACAATAGGGATGTAAAcaggaggttggtgttggaggattGGATGCATTCAGCTGTCGCCTTTTCTGGGTGCGACAGGTACCTGGAAGCTCGGGTTGGTCAGCAGGGGAACCGACCAATCACAGCTTCCCTAGCCTGTCACAACACCCTCTCTGTGTCATTAGCCGGCCATGTTGACTAACCTTTTTCCCAAAGTAAATAACGGTGAAGCTTCCAGGTTCATGAGGAGGTCCCTTTGGACATCAAGTTGGAGATGATTTGCGTCTCCTCCGCTAAATCAACCTTCACTAAATCAAACCTCCACTAAATCCACCTCCACTAAATCAACCTTCCACTAAATCAACAGCGTGCAAGCCAGCGATAAGGAACAATGGAGGGATTGTCAGTGGCATCTGTCCCACAACCATCAGTTGATGATTTCTGGCTTCTGGATAGATACATGAATCTCAACTGGAATTCCTGAGGCAAGCTGCCAGATGCATTCCGGCCGCATCCCGGCGCTCCGGTCAACAACACATCGACGACAGCAGCTGACGTCATTTCCAGACATCAAGGTGCCAGCCTCAGCCCTCCTCTTGCCAAGCCACGCAAGCTTGTGATCACCCCCGCCTGCCCTTGATTTTGGCTCCCCGGCGGACCTGAAGCGCTGTGTCCCTGCGTCGGTTTAGTGGACGGTTGGGACGGTTCATGACAAGACCTGTCGTCATGAACCATGCGTGAGCTCGGATTAGGTGTTTCTATCTTCATTTTGGCTTTCTGGACAATAATCCCAGTTTATTTTCTTCGCTCCAACGATTTGTCGCCACATACATTGTAATATTGTGAGGGTAATCGTTATCTTAAAAGACTGTCCCGTTCAGTGGTTGATCAGCCCCTGAAGCCCCTGAAAAGCCATCAACATGAAGAAACACCAGATCAGCCTcgaaaacaaccacatcaacgACCGCCTGTTGGACTTGTGCACCTCAACTCAAAGCGTCTCATCCCTCATATCTCAAGACCCTACAATAAGTCCTGCGGATGCATGGGAAAAGTTGTATGGCAAAACCGCGCTGGCGATTGCAGAAAACGAGAAAGAGCATGCAAATGGAGCAATAGACGGGGGCCTGttggagctgaagaaggccgagatgtgtgggagatggggagacaCGAAGCCGAGTGAGCTCTTTTTGAAGGTAAAGTTCTTCAATGGCAGCGGAAATGCAGGCACAGCTAAACGCATGGCAGATCTATCATGATGCACTGTGCACGCTCAACGAGAGTCCTTCTCGGGGAATGGTCAGTCCTTCGCTGATGGGGTCCCACGGGACCATTCCGCTAACGATCATTTCGACGTACGTCTCACCAGTCCGGAGAATCGAGTGAGTGCTGAAGAAGAATAGCATACCCGACATATGTCGGCACATTGCCAACGTCATCGTGCGAGCCCAAACAGAGGTCTTTCTGGCAACAAACTACTGGCAAAATGGTGCAGCATCTGCCTACATCACGGAAGCTATCCGTGAGCTAGACCGCCGTGTAGCTGCAAGGGGTGGCCCAAGGGTAAAGGTCAAGATCATATACGACCGAGGCAGCCCAAAACAAGTGTTTGAGCCACGTTATTTCGTATCGGAGAAGGACTTTGCCGGACCAAACGTCAACTTGCCTCGACGATCAGAGATCCCGAATCTCGAGATGGACGTGGTCAACTACCACCGGCCAGTCATGGGTACCTTCCACGCTAAGTACGTGGTTGTCGACCGCAAGATTGCGCTGCTCCAGAGCAACAATGTCCAGGACAACGACAACCTGGAGATGATGATCCACCTGGAGGGCCCCGTTGTCGATTCTTTTGTCGATGTCGCCCTGCTCTCCTGGGGCAAGCCCTGGGATGGCTTCAGTgaagtccaagaagagaTTGAACAAGCCGATGGAAGCATGGCAGCAGTAGCAAACGGCCGCGCTGTTTTGCCAGATGTCAACACCCTACCTCACGACAACAGCCTCCACACTCCGTCCCGCCCTCACCACGATCCGGATGTCGCCTCCGAAGTCGCCCGCTtcaacaccttcctcaccccgACCACGAACAAAACCCACCTCGACGCGGTCAACGCCCTgctcaaccacaccaccaatcCTTCCCTCCGCCCTgacccaaccctcaaccctGATCCTCCCGAGCCTGACCGCTTCACGCCTTACATCCCGCAttccacctctccctttcccatAGCACTAGTCACCCGCTCCCCCTACGggcccccaacccaccactccctccccaacccccaaaacgcCGCCTGGCTCTCCGCGCTCAAACACGCTACAAAGACAGTCTTTATCCAatcccccaccctcaacgCGGAACCGCTCATCCCGGCCATCATCGAGGCCTGCGAGCgcggggtggaggtgacGTGTTGGATATGTCTGGGGTACAACGACGCGGGTGAGCTCCTGCCCCATCAAGGGGGTCACAACGAAAAGATTGCAAAGGAGCTGTATGGCTCTTTGTcagagggtgggagggagaagtTGAGATATGGGTGGTATGTGGGGAGGGATCAGACCGTGCCGATTGTGCAGAgcaagagggagaggtcgTGTCACGTCAAGATcatggttgttgatggggcgGTGGGCGTGATGGGGAATGGGAATCAGGATACGCAGAGCTGGTTTCATAGTTGTGAGGTTAATGTTTTGGTTGATAGTAGGGAGGTTTGTGGggagtgggtgagggggttggggaggaatCAGAATACGGGGGTGTATGGGCGGTTgaatggggaagagggggtttggagggatcaggaggggaaagaggcggagggggcgATTGGGcctggggctgggggaggggggatggggtgggttaGGGGCGTTGTTGGGGCTGTTAGGAGGGTTAAGGGGACGGGCGGGTTTTAGGGGCCGGGGGCGGGGTATTTAGGGAGATGATACTGAAGGGGGTATAGTGAGGAACCGGCAAAACATCGAGATGAAGCAGCTGGTTGGCAAGACAGGACGGCtgctgttttttttcttttcttttctttttttttttggataCAATGGCCTCCTCTTCGCGTTTCGTATGTAAGAGCATTGCGAAGGTGAAGGGTGAGGGCATTGAATTCGAAGAACACCGAGTTCTCATTGCCGGCCAGTCGCTTCGTCTTGATCCTTTGTAATTATCCTCCCCAAGCCCAGAAGTCCATTGCCAGCTCACGATACAACGAAACGAATATTATCCCTCTCCAAGGGCGTAATCCTGAAAGCATAGACAACACCGCTACACCACCcgcaaacccctcccctcctccccctccccctgcccAAACTCCCAACCCTCGGCCCTAAACAACCTCCtactcaacacctccaccgcctccaacctccaaccaacaTACCAACTCCCCACCGtcacaacaaacaacccccacGAGCAAACATTCTCCAATCCTgagctcgccgccgccagcaaaATCACCGTCTCGTCCGCGGCCATGATGTAAAAGTAGACGGGCTTCCAACCCTGTTCTAGTAGCTCACAGTCCAGGCTGGCGATGCAAAAGTGGACATAACTCGATATTATGATTGCCAGAGAGGTGATGATCGTGTCGGCTAGTAGGAggcagtggtggttggataGAGGgccggggatggggaggagggagaggaagctgggGTGGTAAGttatgaggatgaggagttggagggtgaagaggaggagggcggtgagttggcggagggaggttggGTAGTCCCAGGTTTCTTGGGGGGTCGTCTCTGGGGATTGAGCTGGTATGACGAGGGGGAGGCTTGTTTCTagtttgaggaggattggGGTTCTGGGtctggatggtggtgggtggtttgatatggggaggagtggtgatgattgtTGTTGGGCTGAGTCTTGGTCCTTGGTGtccatgttggtgatgatggtgttgatattACTGGTAAGGTATAAGTAAAGAGCGAATAGATAGTCGGTGGACGGTTTATGAAAATGCAAGGTCAAGCCCaaaacaaaggaaaaaaaaatagggACCAAAGGGAAGTGGTATGGGAGAGACAGCATTGATATTTAGGGTGATGCGGCCATGCTTGGAACTTTTGCGTGATGAAAAGCGACCATATAAGGGTTCAGCTCGGAAAACACGCCCTGCGTTAATACCAGAAAGGGATGATATCAAGGTCCAAATAGGGGCTACTCAAATAAAACGATAATAAGTGACAACGCCTCCCTGCAGATCCACCACTGGCTTTGCTTCTGACAGACTCGGCTGGCATTCTGTTTCATGCAGTGTGGAACAGGTGGCACGAATACgttgggaagaagaagaagaacaaagaagaagctcTCTCGCTCGCTCTCATCCGTGTGTATTTGGCgggtggtgtgtgttggCTCTGCGAAGGATTATGCCAAGACAGGGGTTTTTATGGGGCCCAACGTGAAACCCAGGCAAGGGTTGAAggtggctgtggctgtggaGGTAATGGGGCTAGATTAATTGTGATTTTGACTTGAGCATACGGATAACCGCCTGTGCCGTTGGATCGCATTGTGATATCATGGGAGTTGTTGGGCTTGTCGGGTTTGCAATCTGGCCATGGTCAGCGTGACATGTTCTAGAACATTGCTAATTTGGTCAGGTAGCTAGCTCCCTGAGTGACAGCGGGGGTGCCGGGGATGTTTAGGGGACGAGCAGTGTCAATCGAAAATCAGAACAGCTGGGTATCGAGCATAAAGTTGTTGTAGTGGAGAATCCCTTCATGcaggtggttgtggtgggtgggtgatcAAGAAGTGGGACTGGAGCTGCGCGTCACCACGCGACAAAAGCTTATCTTATCGAGCACGTCGTCGCCGCAATTGTTGCATCTGGCTTCAACCGCAAGCTCCTACAAGGCCATTGTCCAAAGGCCACTCAATCGTCAAAATCTGTCGCAACTGCCATACGTGACCCAAGGCAGCCTGTGCAAATCCCCATCCAGACAAACCTTTCTCTGCGTGGCTCCTCACCTCGACCTTGAACCTCGACCGCCTCTCCGCCCCCGCATGACGACGGTATCACGGCCCCGATGGCACCATCCGCGGCGAACCCGACGGCTCCGGCCGCTAACGGACAGtccgccgcccccgccgACGATGTCCCGATAGGACCTGTCACCGGCCTGTCTGACATGGCCACCCAGTATATCTCGGAGCAGACACTACAACAGAGGCTCAAGGCCATAGCGTACGAAGAGGCAAAGGACGACCATTATAGGATAAGAGGCGTCCAATTGATTGACAACGTCCGCGAGGCACTGCAATTGTACGGCCACCATTGCTTTCCGTGACCAAGTTCAAGACGCTGACGCGCTGCTAGACCCATCAAGACATTCGATACCGCAGCGATATACTACCACCGATTTCGGATCAGGTTTCCAAGTAGCGAATACAACTATGAAGATGTTGCACTTGCCGCTTTGTTTGTGGCCTGCAAGTCTGAGGATACCATCAAAAAGTCACGAGATATTCTCTGCGCTGCCCATAACCTACGGTCCCCCCACGACAAGAAGACACCTGATGACAAGGTAAGGATGTTCTTCGTCCATCCACTTTCTGAAATCTGTCCTGACAGCCAACGCAGCATTTTGATGCCCCCTCCAAGTTCACGATAGGACTTGAACGCCACATTCTCGAAACCATCGGCTTCGACTTTCGAGCGCCATACCCGCAGAAGTTGTTGAtcaagatggccaagaagctggTACCGGAAGGGGAGCGCAACATGAAGTTTCCACGGGGAGAATGGAGCACGCTCACTTCATCGGAAAAACTACTACATACGGCCTACGACATGTCCATTGACATTTACAAGACCTTCGTGCCCATCAAGCAGACAGCCCTCACCATGGTGTTGTCTATTGTGAGACTCACGGCCATGTTGATGGAACAAAGCTTGGAGCCGCCGAGGTTCAAAACGAAGGTGGCATCGCGTACGCAAGAAGCGTGTGTGTATGAGACGATGTTGGATCTTATGGATCTatacaccacccacccacgTTCCACCAAGGTCGGACTCAACTACGAGCTTCAGCACCTGATGGATGTCAAGATCGAGATCAACAAGAGAATGACAGCCGAAGGCTTTCAGCGATACAACGCCATGTGCAAAAAGTGCACCGATCAACCTGACAACCGTTCTGTCACGCCGGGGTCCGTAAACTCGCCAGCAACCAACATCTCCGGGACCGGGGGGACCTCAGTTAAGCGCAAGAGGGCGAACAGCGAAGGCACCCTGCGCTTTGTGTTTGACGCGGGAGCTGCCCGCCAGGAACGAAATCTGGCTGCGACATATTTCAACGACGAATACGAGGAGtacgaggtggaggtggaagaagagatcAAGGTCCCACCAACTGATCCCCGGCATAACGCGGGCGGCGGACGGGGCAGCCATCACGGGCACCACGGTGGCCACCACAACAATCGACACGACTACGGCTACCACAACAGAGGCGGTAGGCACCCATATCACGATAACCGACACAGGGGCAACCGGCGAGGAGGCGCTGGGATGAACTAGAGGTCTGCGCCGAGGTCGGGCTAGGCGTCTCCTCCGGGTATTGGACACGGCCAGCCGACACCGGACCAGCCTTTTCCTCCTGGGCCTCAGTTCACGTTGTCTATTCGGCCAAAGCCATCTGAAAAGCCCAAAGAACCTGTACCTGAAACGCCGAAAGAACCCGCGATTGGAAAGCCCAAAGAAGCAATACCCAAACAGGCCAAAGAACAACTGACAACACCTCAGAAGAGAGTCGTCCCCGACGAAGCCAATATGCCAGGCTCGCCGAGTGCAAAGCGCCCTGCCGTGGCACACACTGCTGCTGTGTACCGTGCCGTGCCGCAGCCCTACGGTCATGCCCATCCCAAGCAGCCTGTGGCTCAGGATCCCTACCACGTCACGTATTCCGCCGGCGGTGGGCCATCGGG belongs to Podospora bellae-mahoneyi strain CBS 112042 chromosome 6, whole genome shotgun sequence and includes:
- the LAP1 gene encoding Leucine aminopeptidase 1 (COG:O; EggNog:ENOG503NVAW; MEROPS:MER0032443); amino-acid sequence: MKASLLALLLPAVSARNVNLAGDTQRPMTHEEAAAATYHIEISPGNTRWVTEDEKWALRRKGINFFDITEHPDLGATINTLVGPPKKKAVFPKKPTYQDAVKPLFANLSKSHLEENLEKFTSFHTRYYKSDWGRQSSEWLLGKVQETIKEAGAEKYVTAKHFKHPWGQNSIIATIPGKTNQTVVIGAHQDSINLFLPSILAAPGADDDGSGTVTILEALRVILQSKDIVKGKHPNTLEFHWYSAEEGGLLGSQAIFSAYEKERRDVKAMLQQDMTGFITRTIQAGLPESVGVIVDFVDPKLTEFIKKIITEYCDIPFVETKCGYACSDHASASKAGYPSAFVIESAFEYSDNHIHTTDDLIKYLSFDHMIQHAKLTLAFAYELAFADFPALEKGK
- the CTK2 gene encoding RNA polymerase II C-terminal domain kinase beta subunit (EggNog:ENOG503NXPS; COG:D) produces the protein MAPSAANPTAPAANGQSAAPADDVPIGPVTGLSDMATQYISEQTLQQRLKAIAYEEAKDDHYRIRGVQLIDNVREALQLPIKTFDTAAIYYHRFRIRFPSSEYNYEDVALAALFVACKSEDTIKKSRDILCAAHNLRSPHDKKTPDDKHFDAPSKFTIGLERHILETIGFDFRAPYPQKLLIKMAKKLVPEGERNMKFPRGEWSTLTSSEKLLHTAYDMSIDIYKTFVPIKQTALTMVLSIVRLTAMLMEQSLEPPRFKTKVASRTQEACVYETMLDLMDLYTTHPRSTKVGLNYELQHLMDVKIEINKRMTAEGFQRYNAMCKKCTDQPDNRSVTPGSVNSPATNISGTGGTSVKRKRANSEGTLRFVFDAGAARQERNLAATYFNDEYEEYEVEVEEEIKVPPTDPRHNAGGGRGSHHGHHGGHHNNRHDYGYHNRGGRHPYHDNRHRGNRRGGAGMN
- a CDS encoding hypothetical protein (EggNog:ENOG503NZN2; COG:S), whose product is MKKHQISLENNHINDRLLDLCTSTQSVSSLISQDPTISPADAWEKLYGKTALAIAENEKEHANGAIDGGLLELKKAEMCGRWGDTKPSELFLKIYHDALCTLNESPSRGMVSPSLMGSHGTIPLTIISTIPDICRHIANVIVRAQTEVFLATNYWQNGAASAYITEAIRELDRRVAARGGPRVKVKIIYDRGSPKQVFEPRYFVSEKDFAGPNVNLPRRSEIPNLEMDVVNYHRPVMGTFHAKYVVVDRKIALLQSNNVQDNDNLEMMIHLEGPVVDSFVDVALLSWGKPWDGFSEVQEEIEQADGSMAAVANGRAVLPDVNTLPHDNSLHTPSRPHHDPDVASEVARFNTFLTPTTNKTHLDAVNALLNHTTNPSLRPDPTLNPDPPEPDRFTPYIPHSTSPFPIALVTRSPYGPPTHHSLPNPQNAAWLSALKHATKTVFIQSPTLNAEPLIPAIIEACERGVEVTCWICLGYNDAGELLPHQGGHNEKIAKELYGSLSEGGREKLRYGWYVGRDQTVPIVQSKRERSCHVKIMVVDGAVGVMGNGNQDTQSWFHSCEVNVLVDSREVCGEWVRGLGRNQNTGVYGRLNGEEGVWRDQEGKEAEGAIGPGAGGGGMGWVRGVVGAVRRVKGTGGF